A window of Pan paniscus chromosome 16, NHGRI_mPanPan1-v2.0_pri, whole genome shotgun sequence genomic DNA:
gggtggatcacctgaggttaggagttcaggaccagcctggccaacatggtgaaaccccgtctctactaaaaaaatacaaaaatcagccaggcgtggttggtgggcgcctgtaatcccagctacttgggaggctgagacaggagaattgctgggaggtggaggttgcagtgagctgagattgcgccattgcactccagcctgggtgacgagagcgaaactcttgtcttcaaaaaaaaaaaacttgccatgTAAGTATGTGATCCATCCCCTATCAGagcagaaagggaagagagaaagaatccTTTCTTATTATGACCACAGTTTCCTACTTTATCAAATACACCTATGGAGAATTACTCTCCTATTAACAAGTTAACTTACCTGATCCTGAGGACCATTTATGTTTCTGGAACAGAATACCAATGCTACAGAATGTTGAGTCCCCCTACTGACCTACTTCCCTCCTTGAAATGGACTTCTATGCACTAGTTTGGGCTTATAGGTTATACTGCTGCTGCTGCATAGGTACATGGTATAAGAATCATGTTTTTTTATCTTTGAGAAAATGAGTTAAAGGCTTGCTTCTTCACTTAACTGCAACACAGTTTACAGATTCAGATTTCACATTTTGCTAAGTATAAATGACATATCTTAAGACTAATGAAAACTTTCATGTTTTACTTGTACTTATTAtggtaacttttcttttcatagccaTGTTCACTGCCCACTTCCCATAAGATTTCTCCAGTGCCCCCCAGACCTGACTGGAAAAAGTCATTATCTTGATGAAGCAGATGTGTTTTACCTAAATCCCTTAAACTGGTTACATAGAGAGTTTCATGATGATGCATCATTGCCTACTCACTTGATCACCTTCAGCATTTTGGAAGAGGTAAGTAAAcatgaaaaagaggaaaactcagtattttaattttaccCCAGGTTTAGGAAACCCTCAGGTAAATAGATAATATAACCTTTTTATGGTCTGTTTCAACCCACATTTCATAATTAGTCTTTTCTCCAGTCAAAATTAGCCCCAGTTCTGTAACTATCAAAGTATTTTACTTCCTATAAGTTAATTCTTTTATTAAGCAAAAAGTTGTAGACAGCAATTAGAATAGGCAATTCTAAAATTGACTGAAACAGTACTCAGCAAAATGTAGCCTTTATTTacttaaacatttatttgctTCTAGGAAATAAGCGCTTTCCTAATTTCAAGCAATTATAAAAGAACTGCTGTTTTCTTCCACACTCACTTGCCAGAGGGTCGAATTGGAAGTCACGTATATGTCTATGAACGGAAGTTAAAAGGGAAATTCAACATGAAGATGAAATTCTGAACTTTCCTAGATAAATTAACATTGCTGGGTGGAAATATTCAGATGCTGCTTAAATACTTCGGTAAACACTGGGTAAGATTCATGGAACTTAGAAAAAAGCTGTATGAACTGCTTTACCAAATATCACTACTGAGGAAATGTATAAAATACCACATAGTATAAAATTACATGTTAATACAATGCCAGATTTTAAATAAAGACCTTTAGTTTTCCTCACGGTGTAGTTTTATTGTTTCTTCCACGATATTCAGATGTGCAAAAAATTTCACAAGAAAACAAGTCAGCAAGCTCTTAAGAGGGCAGCAAATTCTTCACAAGTCAGAGGGCTCTTGAACCCACAAAAAGACAAGAAGTGAGTGTAagattataaaatgttaatgatGAAATTCCAGAACAATGTACTTTTCTCAAGCTCTGCTGCAAATTTAACACAAACATCAGTGTTAATTACACTTTGTCATGTATGATTGAGCTTGCTTTAAGCTCTTACACTGGAAGGAAGTCTCATTTCATGCACAAAATCTGTTGCATGCCTGGCTTCCTTAATAAAACTACAGTTGATCATTTCCAGTgtcaaaaaaaattcaacaaagctAAACTACAGGAAAATGCAGGTTAGTAGACTTTTAACTAATGCTTCTGAGGAATAATATAAAGTTATCAAACTGATacttagaaacaaaagaaaagacattGTCATCTTGGTAATTTCATTAGTTTCAATACCAAACATTATACAAAGCATAAATTTTTCTCTTACAGTTGTCTAATTTAACTCAATTGTGAATCAGTATTGAGGATCAAAAGGTAATTGCCCCAATTCTATTTCAAGATTTGCCATTTGTCTTCCATTAGTGCGACCATATTTATGCCATTTACCTTCCCTTTTATAAGGCTGTGGCTGAAGGTGCTTCTGCTCTTGTTTTCGATGCCTGGAGTTTTCAATATTTACCATACGTTGCTTTTTATCAGGTCGACTGAAAGCAGTAAACACATTTTTCATCTATGTTAGAGTtcaatgtatttaaatttaaaacaattttaaatgttttctccatTAATCTATAATCTGAACACTgataaaagatattaaatatcTGAATTACAATCCTAGTATatccatataaaaataaaggagtctgtattagtttttttgtcctatagaaagaaaaaatagacaataacTCTACTGGCAAAAAAGGGAAACACTCAAAagataacaaagaaaagaaatgtgacaataaaataatgagatgtgtttccattatttttcctcctttcctatAAAAATCAGTCCCTCCCCGCTGGCTTTATCACTCAGCAGAAATACATACACATCTCtcacaaacaaagcaaaacaaaagtctCAACTTTTTCTTACAGCAAAAGCTCACAACACCTACACCGCTTTCCTTAATGTCTATGATCAGGCTTCCGTCACTACTTCACTGGAAGTCCATACTGTCATCCCCTGGCCGCCCAGTTTCCAAGCCAAGAAAACATTTTCCAcacatcaactttttaaaaagcatgacaCATTTATTCCTTTTACTTGAGATGGCTTTTGGATTTTCAAGATACCACTCCCCACTCTTGTCCTTAGCCTTCCCTACAACCCCATGGATGTTGGTGTTCTCCCAGGAGTCTGATAAATATACAGTCTCGGCAAAAGAGATGACCATAGAACTAACTGCCAACTAACCCTCTCCACTTGAATGTCAGTAGTTACCTCCAAACACAATTCTCATCTCCAATTACCCTTGCCCCAAACCTTGAATTCCCTATCTCAGTGGTACTACTATCCAACAACAGATGACCCAACCCAGAAATCTAGAAGTCACTGTTACTTTCTACTTCTCCTTCACAAGAAATATCAATGTTactattttccaaatgttttttcctttcctctcctacTAGTATTGTCCCAGTTTAGATGCTCATCAGCTCATGTCTGCATTATACTGACCACCTTCTAGCTTCACACCTTTCCCATCAATCCTCTAGGTTGCTACCAATACATTAGTCCCACCGTATCCATGGCTTTACTTTCTGTGATTGAGGTTTCCGTTACCTGTGgtcaactgtggtctgaaaatgttaaatagaaaatttcagaaataattcaTCAGTTttaggcggggcacagtggctcacgactgtaatcccagcactttgggaggtagacatgtgtggatcacttgaggtcaggatttcaagaacagcctggccaacatggtgaaaccccatctctactaaaaatatgaaaattagccgggtgtggtggcacatgcctatagtcccagctacttgggagactagggaggagaatcacctgaacccaggagacagaggttgcagtgagctgagatcgtgtcactgcactccagcctggctgacaaagcaagattccatctcaaataattaaaaaaaaaaaattcgtaaGTTTTCAATTATATGCCTGTTCTGagtaatgtaatgaaataatgCAGTTCTGCTCCATCCCACATGGGATGTGAATCATCCTTTTGTCGTGTATTTACACTACCCACCCATTAATCACCTAGTAGCAGTCTGTTAATCAGATATACTGTTATCCTACCACAGTGTTTGTGTTCAAGTATCCCTAAGATAAGGATTATTAAGGATGATTAAGTAACTTAATAATGACCCCAAAATACAACAGTGATGCTGGCatttggatatgccaaagagaagctatAAAGTGCCTCCTTTAAGTGAAAGGGTGAAGGttctcaagagaaataaaagtatgCTGAGATTGGTAAGATCTATGGTAAGAACAAACCTATGTGTGAGAttgtaaagaaggaaaaagaaattcatgcatAGTATATATAGAATTATGTTCTATCCCTGGTTTccagcatccactgggggtcttggaacatatatCCTgaagataaggggggactactgtaatcTAAAATACAATATAATCTTATCCCACCCGCCTTGAAAATTCTTCAGAAGTTCTCCATGTCCTACAGGACAAAACCTTTAGCATAAAATGGGGCCCTTCATGGTCTGCATCTCTTATCCTCCAGCTCTACCCTGCTTCCTTAAAGCAGTGTATCTTCACATCTCCAAATGACCTTCCTTTTAAGTGAAATTCCCTTCCCTGTCTGCATAGCAAATCCTCATTTCTCTTCCAAAAGCTACTTTAAAAACTAAGTTCAGTTCAAAGGCCACCTCACTCAAGAAGCCTTTCCAAACACCTCCAGACAGCCTGAGGCCACCATGCCCCAtaccttaatttcatttatttacttagctTGTGAGCTCCTTTGAAGCAAAAATTTTTCACTTGTCTCCTCAAGGCAGCTTCACCTTTGTTCATTATAGGACTAGATAGCAGCTTAATGACTAAAGACACCAGAATCAGTCTCATTATTTTATAGACACATTATATTTATTCAGAAAGATTAAGTATTTCAAAGGTAAAAAATGAAGCTAACATTTGAAGATTAGGTAAGTTTCATGTTACagaatataaagatgaaaatggataaaaaattattatgaagTACACACATTAGAATTTGACTTGCTTAGTTTGCCTCTTTGTGCCTCTACCTTTATCAAAGATAATTATGTGACTAAGTATCATAACTAAGCTGGTACATGGAATGGACAAGTGAAAATAGGTGGGACATTAGAATTATTATATATGAGCTCTTCTGACTTCAGAGTAAAATTTGTGTTGCTCATTCCTAGCTTCCAAaagtgaataaatacataaaagattaaaggaaaataatttcacttAAGGTGATCTTTTCATATAAActataatgaaaagaaacaaacttggCCAAAGTAGGATTTTATATATTCTTAActgatttttaagataaaaattaaaccaTTTGCTCAAGTCAAAGTGATCACGTTATAATGAAATGTTCCATTTGTAACAGCTAATAATTTTTAGACTCCATCTTTCAATTTATTCTGAATTCTCTCAGTGGCAATAAAGCACAACTCTTAGAAACGGTAACCTTACAAGAAACTCATCAAATCATAAAAATGCTATCCAATCTACAAATGTTACAAACTACTGTAATGACACGGTTTTATGTAAACCGACCTGGGTCCATATGGAGGGGAAAAAGTGTGACCAAAGaagtgtctatatatatattcatccaACTTCTCAAATACTCCATCATTATCTACTTCATATTCCTTCATGTTTCTAAGATAATCTTTAACATCATTAACAAAGTCAGTGAAGAGCTTCTGATCATGTATAAAGACACCATTTAGGAAAAACTTATTGATGAACTGATCAAGTTCATTCCAGTGACAAAAAGTATCCAGTTCTTTTAACATGTACCtttgaattatctgtctaaaTTCATCCATCCTTATAGGATTCACCACTGTGTTAAAAAGGCTCATGGACTCTTGTTGAGCACAATCAAATACACCAGAACAAGCCTTTCTGAAAGAATGAGAATTTTCTCTACAATCATGCCCAGGACTGCATTtctttgaatttgtattttttctgaattctttaaAGTGAActggcttttctttccttccatcattTTGCATAGCAGGGCCTCTATTATGATGGTTTTCTGTAGGTGCCTTATACTGTGGATGTAAATGGTCACTAAAAACTGTTCTTGGTTTTTCAGCTGCTTCTTTTGTAGCACCAAATCTTTTATTACCCTTTTCATCAAAGATATTCTTGGTGGTATCTTTAAAGTGTCTGAAAGTGGATTTAACTGAATCTgagaattttttcagattttccttCACAGCTTCTTTAGCCtgcttaattttctctttatgatGCCTTACAAACTCCTTGGTAGAATTCTTCATGGCATCAAATGTTTCCTTAACTGAACCCAAAAATGTTTCCTTTGACTTATTTTTAGCCCTGTGGCTTCCTCttccccctttcttttttccatctGTTCCTTGTTTTCCATTTTGATCTTTTGCCTCAACATACAATCTTTCCCACAAATCAGAACGCTGCTGTTCGAAGGTTAGCTTCCGTTCCAGCTCAGTGAGTCTTTCTTGTAAGAttgctatttcctttttttcagtaTATACATTGGGAGAATCTGACTTGCCATGTAACTGACTATCACTTAACTGCTGGAGTTCCCCCCTTAAAGCCGTAGTTACTAGTCGTTCTCTCTCCAGTTCTCTCTTTAGCATCTTTGCTTCTGTCAACAGAGTCTCCCTTTGACTAAGAAAGCTgtgttttttctgcttttcctcttCCAAATGCTGCTTAagtttctgattttctttaacTAATTCAGTACTTGTCCCTTTATCTTCCAATATTCTAATCTGTTCTCTTAGTTTGTTTAACTCTTCCTGTAATGAGGATAaggctttttcttccttctccaggGATACTCTTAAATACTGATTTTCTGTAGCAAGGTTCGTTTTCTGAGTTTCAAAGGACATCTTCTCTGCTTCAGTAAGTGTCCAACACCTTGCAAGATTTTCTTTCAAtgactacatttttttttgaaagagaagaaataaaatgtcaagTGCTTTAAAAGCTGAATTTAAATCTTCAAGATATAATACCCCATAAGCTTTTGTGTCTTTACTTCTACAGATACAACCCCCGGGTAGTATTTTCAATAGTATAAACATTGGGAAATACAAGGTTCATATGCAAGAAAACGCAGAGCAGAGAGCTACATCAAATTGAGAACTACAGCATGgtggaacaatttttttttttgagatggagtctcactctgtcgtccagactagagtgcagtgacgcaatctcggctcactacaacctctgcctcttgagttcaagcgactctccagcctcccaaagtgctggcattataggcatgaaccaccgcgcctggctggaagaatttaaaagacagaaagtTAGCCAGAGCTTGCAGGACTAAAGGCTTTTCTGAATCAGGAAGAGAGATTACCTTTTATAACAGGTAAAAttattagctgggcgcggtggctcatgcctgtaatcccagcactttgggaggctgaggtgggtggatcacgagatcaagagatcaagaccatcctggccaacgtggtgaaaccccatctctactaaaaatacaaaaattagctgggcatggtggcatgcacctgtagtcccagctacttgggaggatgaggcaggggaatcgcttgaacccgggaggcgaatgttgcagtgagccgagatcgcaccactgcactccagcctggtgacagagcgagactgtctcaaaaaaaaaacaaataaaaaataaaagtaaaattacatCGAGAGCTGACTTACAGCTTCAAAAATTGTTTGTACTCAGTGTACCCTTCAAAGGATGAAATTCTAACAATCTTAGTCCTATTTGAAACGTTTTAGTCCTATGCAATTAACATTTCTAAGTAAGTACAGATAAGCCATAAATTCTATAACCATGTTAGAAGACAGACTGAATCTTGAACATTTATAACTAACTTATCCAATTTTATGGTAAATTTTTGAAGTGATTGTCACCCAGATTACAGCAGTTCTGTAATCTGTACAGATTAATATAACTCTGAAGATTAATCTATAGATTACTATAACTGAAAGTCAGCACCCGTGGTAGAAATCATGGTCAATTCGGCTTATAGAATTTTACTGCTTCAATAAGGGTATCCTTGACtgatttgaattttctttcaaaCATATGCATTAGTAACAAAATCTAACCAAAAACAGTCAAAACTTAAACAATATGGTTCAACAGGTTCTTAAAGCATTATACATCGAGTTAAAAATATCCTATGTATAAATCTGCAAAATGATACTTAAATTTGGCTTAATTTATCACAAACGTTATGGTTACCCCATTTGAGTCAGAGCAGTCAATTACCTGgattcagaaataagaaaaaaaaaaaggaaaaaaaaatacaagtccTTTAAGAGAATGACACTAATATACACTTGAAAAATAACTATCTGAAATGACTGCTTCACTTTCTGGCTCATTAATCTCCAGAGaacaaataaagatttaaaatttaatcACAGTCATTTCATCTGCTCTACCTGtatgagagaaaagaaatttcttctacccAACAGCAGTGGACTGTGGAGTAGAAGAGACCGATGCACTGGTGTGGCATAATCTTGAAATGCACAAGCACAGGAAGCCACAGGATGAAAGAAGAGTACAGCATTCCTCATGCAGTAAATATGATGTTGACATAAGTGATTGATAAGCAGATCCTGACCAGGTCTTCCAAAGAGCTTCAAAATCTATCTGATCCACACTTAACAGCCAGAAATAAGAGATCTGTAAAAACTGACTctctagctgggcacagtggctcaatcctttaatcccagtattttgaggccaaggtgggaggatcacttgaacccagaagttccagaatagcctgggcaacatagtgagaccccatctctgtgaaaaatttaaaaaccaagttggacatggtggcgtgtgcttgtggtcgcagctacttgagaggctaagccaggaggattgcttgagcccaggaagttaaggcagcagtgagccatgatcacaccactgcactccagcctgggcaataagaatgaaaccctgtctcttaaaaaacaaaaacaaaaaaaacaggccaggcgcagtgactcacgcctgtaatcccagcactttgggaggccgaggcaggcagattacctgaggtcaggagtttaagaccaccctggccaacatagtgaaaccccatctctactgaaaatgcaaaaaatgaactgggcatggtggagggagcctgtaatcccagctacttgggagactcaggcaggagaatcacttgaacccaggaggcagaggttccagtgagctgagatcatgccactgcactctagcctgggcaacagagcgaggctccatctcagaaaaaaaaaaaaaaaaaaaaaaaaaaaacccaaacccaaaCCAAACTACAAACTCTCTCTAGAGGTTTATGCGTGGTGAGTTTTCCAAAAGCCAATGTTATCCTATGGAACCAGAAAACACTGTGGTGAAGAAGAAAATGGCATCTTCTAATACAGGTAGGAAAAACTGAACTATTTATAATTAACTTCAGAAGTACCTCCCTGTGTCTACAGCCATAACACCCTAAATGCGGCCAGTCTCCTCTGATGGCAGAAGCTAGGTAGGGTCTGGCCTGGTTACTACTTGGATGGGAGAAGTACTTCCCTGAAAGATACAATTTAGTTACAAAGtagtatttttgtcttttcaagaaATATAACCCGTAAGGGAAGCATACATAAATTAAGTGTGAGAATTGGGGGtggaaaaatgaaggaaaaaacaatagcttacttttctttctttccttttcctttttttttttttttttttttttgagacagtcttcctctgtggcccaggccggagtgcaatagtgtgatctcaggttactataacctctgcctcctagattgaaacaattcttgtgcctaagcctcccaaaaagctgggattacaggtatgtgccaccacacccggctgattttcgtatttttagtagagacaaggtttcaccatattggccaggctggtcttgaactcctgggctcaagcaatccacctaccttggcttcccaaggttACCAACTTTGGGAATTTGGGAggttgccaccacacccagacataGCTTATTTTTCTACCCTGCATTTCTCTCTACATCCTTCCTAGGAAAAAACTAGATAAGAGACCAGCTATTTTGCTGATCCTCATAAACCCACAGAGGTGTTAGGTAATGACAGAATGGACAGTACAGTCCTGTGAGACGAGATCTAGGTGAGTTATAGGCAGAAAAAGATAACATGCTCTCCCTTCCATCAGAATAAAAaaaacaatggaaaggaatagctaTGTCCCCTGATCAAGAGAAGATCTTAGAGAGGCTATAAAACCACaactctcctctttccctcctgccAACTGAAAATGTTTGCTTCGCTCTgtgaaaataatgttaataaaaatgtctatatacacatataaaatgtcACTTATAAAAGATGTTAACTATAAAATAGCAGCTAGGGATAAGAGTTCTTAAGTCAAATCCTTAAGAATCAATTAATTAGCtctcccaaacaaaacaaaacaaaacaaaaaaaggccatggccgggcatggtggctgacacctgtaatcccagcactttaggagactgaggtgggtagacggaggtcaggagttcgagaccagcgtggccaacgtagtgaaaccccgtctctactaaaaatacaaaaaaattagccgggcatagaggtgcacacctgtaatcccagctacttgggaggctgaggcacaagaatcgcttgaacccaggaggtggaagttgcagcaacctgaggttgcaccactgcactccagcctgggcaacagagcgagactccatctcaaataaataaacaaacaaacaaaaacaaactagctCTGCCAGTTGCTACCTTGAGAAAGTCACTTAACTTTTCTAAACCTCTTTTCCACCTATAAAAGTTAGTAATTGCTTAATTCACATGTTGTGAGAATAAGAGAAATACTCTATATGGTACACTCATGACAATGACTAGGACACACTAAATACCCGTACTCAATTCAACAATGATCAGCATTATTACTGATTTACTAATCTGCACTAATAAGCACAATAAGCTCTAActaataagcaaaataattactaacaattattttaaacactGTTAGTGGTACATACCTTATAATCTATAAAAGATTCTTGTTCCTGTTGACACTGGGAAAGATAATCCTTCATATCATTCAATTCATCTTCATGTATCTTTCTGACTAACTGTTGACGCTTCTGAATCTGAATTGtgcctaaaataaatatttttattaaaggtatgtaacaaaaatattatcattaaatgttttacatattttttaatattggtAATCTGCATATAAACTAtgtagtcttttgtttttttttttttttttgggtttttttgttttttgagaagagtcttgctccattgcccaggctggtatgatctcagctcactgcaacctctgcctccctggttcaagcaattctcgtgactcagcttcccgagtggctgggactacaggcaagcgccaccaggcccaactaattttttatagagacagggttttgccatgttggccaggctggtctcaaactcccggcctcaagtgatccacccaccttggcttctcagagtgctgggattacatgtgtgagccactgtgcctggccataaccTATGTAATCTTGACAATCATTTCATTCAGAGTATCAGCATTTCACCgttctttaaaaattctgattacATAAATAGAGAATAAGgaactgaggctgggcacagtggctcacgcctgtaatcccagcacattgggaggccaaggcaggtagatcatttgaggtcaggagttcaagaccagcctggccaacatggtgaaaccctgtctctactaaaaataaaaataaaataaaaaaagaaaagtaaatgaaagcCCATGATCAATCATTCATCAAATGGTGGTGAACGTTAACGTAATATAAGTAAGGCCAAGTAGGCTAgttcttaaaaacatttatttacatacACCCAGGAACATTTAAGCAGTTCACTATCTTTTGTATTAAAACACACAGGCCAGCCCATATGGCTCTAACCAAGAGAACAATTTATGTAATGTTCTTATCTTACTATATTGAAGGCACTcagctttgttgttttggggTTATCTTTTAAGTACAAAAAGTGTTTCAGCCTCCCTTATACAGAGAAATGAACAAACCCTGGTATTTTTTCACAGGTCATAAgtcaaggaaaaatgaaaacctttttttttttttttaatattttgccttAAGGATACAACAAAGCCCAAAAAGTACAGCACAGAAAATAATTGGCTAATGGTGATTGTGCACCATTCTCAAGGCCAAATTTGTTAAGAATTCTGCAATGGTTAAATCTTTACTGGAGTAGCACTGTCCTTATCCCAACAGTGATAAAAGAATTGgacaggcacagtagctcacacctgtaatcccagcactttgggaggccaaagcagatggatcacctgaggtcaggagttcgagaccagcctgac
This region includes:
- the CCPG1 gene encoding cell cycle progression protein 1 isoform X4 — protein: MEETAYPALEEASSTVEAEEQKIPEDSIYIGTASDDSDIVTLEPPKLEEIGNQEVVIVEEAQSSEDFNMGSSSSSQYTFCQPETERWWEKLWKIPECIWGWDDQLKHHVPSQLAFQVFSSQPSDDESSSDETSNQPSPAFRRRRARKKTVSASESEDRLVAEQETEPSKELSKRQFSSGLNKCVILALVIAISMGFGHFYGTIQIQKRQQLVRKIHEDELNDMKDYLSQCQQEQESFIDYKSLKENLARCWTLTEAEKMSFETQKTNLATENQYLRVSLEKEEKALSSLQEELNKLREQIRILEDKGTSTELVKENQKLKQHLEEEKQKKHSFLSQRETLLTEAKMLKRELERERLVTTALRGELQQLSDSQLHGKSDSPNVYTEKKEIAILQERLTELERKLTFEQQRSDLWERLYVEAKDQNGKQGTDGKKKGGRGSHRAKNKSKETFLGSVKETFDAMKNSTKEFVRHHKEKIKQAKEAVKENLKKFSDSVKSTFRHFKDTTKNIFDEKGNKRFGATKEAAEKPRTVFSDHLHPQYKAPTENHHNRGPAMQNDGRKEKPVHFKEFRKNTNSKKCSPGHDCRENSHSFRKACSGVFDCAQQESMSLFNTVVNPIRMDEFRQIIQRYMLKELDTFCHWNELDQFINKFFLNGVFIHDQKLFTDFVNDVKDYLRNMKEYEVDNDGVFEKLDEYIYRHFFGHTFSPPYGPSRPDKKQRMVNIENSRHRKQEQKHLQPQPYKREGKWHKYGRTNGRQMANLEIELGQLPFDPQY
- the CCPG1 gene encoding cell cycle progression protein 1 isoform X7; amino-acid sequence: MSENSSDSDSSCGWTVISHEGSDIEMLNSVTPTDSCEPTPECSSLEQEELQALQIEQGESSQNGTVLMEETAYPALEEASSTVEAEEQKIPEDSIYIGTASDDSDIVTLEPPKLEEIGNQEVVIVEEAQSSEDFNMGSSSSSQYTFCQPETVFSSQPSDDESSSDETSNQPSPAFRRRRARKKTVSASESEDRLVAEQETEPSKELSKRQFSSGLNKCVILALVIAISMGFGHFYGTIQIQKRQQLVRKIHEDELNDMKDYLSQCQQEQESFIDYKSLKENLARCWTLTEAEKMSFETQKTNLATENQYLRVSLEKEEKALSSLQEELNKLREQIRILEDKGTSTELVKENQKLKQHLEEEKQKKHSFLSQRETLLTEAKMLKRELERERLVTTALRGELQQLSDSQLHGKSDSPNVYTEKKEIAILQERLTELERKLTFEQQRSDLWERLYVEAKDQNGKQGTDGKKKGGRGSHRAKNKSKETFLGSVKETFDAMKNSTKEFVRHHKEKIKQAKEAVKENLKKFSDSVKSTFRHFKDTTKNIFDEKGNKRFGATKEAAEKPRTVFSDHLHPQYKAPTENHHNRGPAMQNDGRKEKPVHFKEFRKNTNSKKCSPGHDCRENSHSFRKACSGVFDCAQQESMSLFNTVVNPIRMDEFRQIIQSRPDKKQRMVNIENSRHRKQEQKHLQPQPYKREGCTRSIHW
- the CCPG1 gene encoding cell cycle progression protein 1 isoform X3, whose product is MSENSSDSDSSCGWTVISHEGSDIEMLNSVTPTDSCEPTPECSSLEQEELQALQIEQGESSQNGTVLMEETAYPALEEASSTVEAEEQKIPEDSIYIGTASDDSDIVTLEPPKLEEIGNQEVVIVEEAQSSEDFNMGSSSSSQYTFCQPETVFSSQPSDDESSSDETSNQPSPAFRRRRARKKTVSASESEDRLVAEQETEPSKELSKRQFSSGLNKCVILALVIAISMGFGHFYGTIQIQKRQQLVRKIHEDELNDMKDYLSQCQQEQESFIDYKSLKENLARCWTLTEAEKMSFETQKTNLATENQYLRVSLEKEEKALSSLQEELNKLREQIRILEDKGTSTELVKENQKLKQHLEEEKQKKHSFLSQRETLLTEAKMLKRELERERLVTTALRGELQQLSDSQLHGKSDSPNVYTEKKEIAILQERLTELERKLTFEQQRSDLWERLYVEAKDQNGKQGTDGKKKGGRGSHRAKNKSKETFLGSVKETFDAMKNSTKEFVRHHKEKIKQAKEAVKENLKKFSDSVKSTFRHFKDTTKNIFDEKGNKRFGATKEAAEKPRTVFSDHLHPQYKAPTENHHNRGPAMQNDGRKEKPVHFKEFRKNTNSKKCSPGHDCRENSHSFRKACSGVFDCAQQESMSLFNTVVNPIRMDEFRQIIQRYMLKELDTFCHWNELDQFINKFFLNGVFIHDQKLFTDFVNDVKDYLRNMKEYEVDNDGVFEKLDEYIYRHFFGHTFSPPYGPSRPDKKQRMVNIENSRHRKQEQKHLQPQPYKREGCTRSIHW